One genomic segment of Desulforamulus reducens MI-1 includes these proteins:
- the selB gene encoding selenocysteine-specific translation elongation factor — MKHIIIGTAGHVDHGKTLLIKTLTGMDTDRLKEEKERGISIELGFAQLKLPSGKQAGIVDVPGHEKFIKNMLAGVGGIDLVLLVIAADEGVMPQTKEHVDIIQLLQVKKGIVVLTKIDMVDEEWLSLVTEEIREYLKDTVLSEAPVVPVSSTTKQGIPQLLDLIDQFVDDTEERNSSGKLRLPIDRVFSVTGFGTVVTGTLLSGRVSTGDTVEIMPLGTVSRVRSIQVHGKKVEQARAGQRTAVNIIGVEVEEVKRGSVLVTPNSVEPSHRMDVKFLLLESAEKPLKNRARVRLYLGTDEILGRVRLLDREEIEPNQEAYVQLELEERGIAGKGDRFVIRSYSPMRTIGGGVVIEPNAPKHKRYRSEVLEGLATKEKGTPEELVNQLLAGKQGLFSPEEIIEATGLAGDDLKISIEKLQSEQQVKCIPVDKKSLYIAQFTYNKWRQEIKSMVINYHREYPLREGYPKEELRSRKFPFINNKHFQYLLQAMEIDGLLKLHDKTLALAEFTGELSGSQQKLVQDMICAIQEGNFQPPSWVEVVKKFRLKDAESQEYLQYFLRTGQLVKLSDDELYYTADRYQQAKTKIVEYLKENKEISVAQTRDLLKTSRKFTLPLLETMDRERLTRRVGDNRVLV; from the coding sequence ATGAAGCATATTATCATTGGAACCGCAGGGCACGTGGACCATGGTAAAACCTTGCTTATTAAAACATTAACAGGAATGGATACTGACCGTTTAAAAGAAGAGAAGGAAAGAGGTATTTCCATTGAGCTTGGCTTTGCCCAGCTTAAACTGCCCAGTGGTAAACAAGCAGGTATTGTGGATGTCCCGGGTCACGAAAAATTTATTAAGAACATGTTGGCAGGGGTCGGCGGAATTGACTTGGTATTGTTGGTAATTGCTGCGGACGAAGGCGTGATGCCCCAAACCAAAGAACATGTTGATATTATTCAATTGCTTCAAGTTAAGAAAGGGATAGTGGTCTTAACCAAAATAGATATGGTGGACGAGGAATGGCTTAGCTTGGTAACGGAAGAAATTAGGGAGTATTTAAAAGATACTGTTCTTAGTGAGGCACCTGTTGTACCTGTATCATCTACAACTAAGCAGGGGATTCCGCAACTATTGGATTTAATTGATCAATTTGTGGATGACACGGAAGAAAGAAACAGCAGTGGTAAGTTAAGGTTACCCATAGACAGGGTGTTCTCAGTAACTGGTTTTGGGACGGTAGTAACTGGTACTTTGCTATCTGGCCGGGTTTCCACGGGAGATACCGTAGAAATCATGCCCCTTGGCACGGTTTCTAGAGTTCGCTCCATACAAGTCCATGGTAAAAAAGTAGAGCAGGCTCGGGCAGGTCAACGGACGGCAGTAAACATCATCGGAGTGGAGGTGGAGGAGGTTAAGCGTGGTAGTGTTTTGGTAACGCCTAACAGCGTAGAACCTTCACACCGTATGGATGTTAAATTTCTATTATTGGAAAGCGCGGAAAAACCGCTTAAAAATCGGGCTAGGGTTCGGTTGTATTTGGGAACTGATGAGATTTTAGGTAGGGTGAGACTTCTGGACCGAGAAGAAATAGAACCAAACCAGGAAGCCTATGTTCAGCTGGAATTGGAAGAGAGGGGAATTGCCGGTAAAGGGGATCGTTTTGTTATCCGATCCTATTCTCCTATGAGGACCATTGGTGGCGGTGTTGTCATTGAACCCAATGCACCCAAGCATAAACGCTATCGATCAGAGGTGTTGGAAGGACTGGCCACCAAAGAGAAGGGGACCCCAGAGGAATTAGTAAACCAACTTCTAGCTGGAAAGCAGGGCCTGTTTAGTCCGGAAGAAATTATTGAAGCAACTGGTCTTGCCGGGGACGATCTAAAAATTAGTATAGAGAAGTTACAGTCTGAACAACAGGTAAAATGCATACCAGTCGACAAAAAGAGTCTCTATATAGCACAATTTACTTATAACAAATGGCGTCAGGAAATTAAGAGTATGGTAATCAACTATCATCGGGAATACCCCTTAAGAGAAGGGTACCCGAAGGAAGAACTGCGCTCCAGGAAATTCCCCTTTATCAATAACAAACACTTTCAGTATTTGCTCCAGGCAATGGAAATAGATGGTTTATTGAAGCTTCATGATAAAACCCTTGCCTTAGCAGAATTTACTGGTGAGTTATCCGGCAGCCAGCAGAAGTTGGTACAGGATATGATATGTGCCATACAAGAAGGCAATTTTCAGCCGCCGTCCTGGGTGGAAGTTGTGAAAAAGTTCCGTCTGAAGGATGCTGAGTCCCAAGAGTATCTGCAGTATTTTCTCCGTACGGGCCAATTAGTTAAGCTAAGCGATGATGAACTGTATTATACAGCAGATCGATATCAGCAGGCCAAAACGAAAATTGTTGAATACCTTAAAGAAAACAAAGAAATCTCAGTGGCTCAGACTCGTGATTTGTTAAAAACCTCCCGAAAGTTCACTCTACCTTTGCTGGAAACCATGGATCGTGAGAGGCTGACCCGCCGAGTGGGAGATAATAGGGTACTGGTCTAG
- the selA gene encoding L-seryl-tRNA(Sec) selenium transferase — translation MELQKNKDLLRELPKVDQIIKNPAIDKLLDTYPRTLVVEAVRNSIDSIRKGILNGQFYQIDKMQEMVIQGVVDLLEKETRPNLRKVINATGVVLHTNLGRALLSKSARKAVDAVTSSFCNLEINLESGKRGSRYEPVEELITRLTGAEAALVVNNNASAVLLALGTLAKGKEVIVSRGQLVEIGGSFRIPEVMEQSGAILVEVGATNKTHPWDYRNGISENTALLLHVHTSNYRIVGFTRETTVEELVAIGKEGNIPVMSDLGSGFLVELSQFGLPKEPSVQETVAAGADVITFSGDKLLGGPQAGIIVGKRHWIEKMKKNPLTRAVRINKFTVAALEATLREYLDEQGVLKNIPTLRMLTEPTEEIRSRARELEKKLRMLLKVKVDIEVIGGTSQVGGGSMPTAEMATYILACVPENLSVDELAVNLRMSEPAVVARVQDGKYQVDLRTVQFEEIDMLATVMAKVLNSGEVSRR, via the coding sequence ATGGAGCTGCAAAAGAATAAAGATTTATTAAGAGAATTACCTAAAGTGGACCAAATCATAAAGAATCCAGCTATTGATAAGCTATTAGATACCTACCCTAGGACTTTGGTAGTAGAAGCTGTCCGCAATTCCATTGATTCAATCAGAAAAGGCATTTTAAATGGACAGTTTTATCAAATTGACAAAATGCAAGAAATGGTTATTCAAGGGGTAGTGGATCTGCTGGAAAAAGAAACCCGACCGAACCTACGAAAAGTTATTAATGCCACTGGAGTGGTATTACATACCAATCTAGGAAGGGCATTGCTTTCTAAATCTGCCAGAAAAGCAGTAGATGCTGTCACATCTTCCTTTTGTAACCTGGAAATCAATCTTGAATCAGGGAAAAGGGGTTCCCGGTATGAGCCTGTGGAGGAATTAATAACCCGACTGACCGGTGCAGAGGCTGCACTGGTAGTAAATAACAATGCCTCTGCTGTTTTACTGGCATTGGGTACTCTAGCTAAGGGAAAAGAAGTTATCGTATCTAGAGGACAGCTTGTTGAAATTGGGGGTTCCTTCCGAATTCCCGAGGTTATGGAACAAAGTGGAGCAATATTGGTGGAAGTAGGAGCCACCAACAAAACGCATCCTTGGGATTACCGCAATGGAATTTCGGAGAACACTGCCCTTTTATTACATGTACATACAAGTAACTATCGCATTGTTGGTTTTACCAGAGAAACAACGGTGGAGGAACTGGTGGCAATTGGTAAAGAAGGTAATATTCCAGTGATGTCCGACCTAGGCAGTGGTTTCCTGGTTGAATTATCCCAATTTGGTCTCCCCAAAGAACCCAGTGTTCAGGAAACTGTGGCAGCCGGGGCAGATGTAATAACCTTCTCTGGTGACAAATTGTTGGGAGGGCCCCAGGCAGGAATTATTGTAGGTAAAAGACACTGGATTGAAAAGATGAAAAAAAATCCCTTAACCCGAGCAGTTAGGATCAATAAATTTACGGTGGCGGCTTTGGAAGCAACACTGCGAGAATATCTGGATGAACAAGGTGTTTTGAAAAATATCCCAACGCTACGCATGCTTACAGAACCAACAGAGGAAATAAGGTCTAGGGCTAGAGAGTTAGAAAAGAAACTTAGGATGCTTCTGAAAGTAAAGGTGGACATAGAAGTCATAGGAGGAACCTCTCAGGTAGGAGGTGGTTCCATGCCAACGGCTGAGATGGCAACCTATATACTGGCCTGTGTACCGGAAAACTTATCGGTGGATGAGCTTGCTGTAAATCTACGAATGTCGGAACCTGCGGTGGTGGCAAGGGTTCAAGATGGAAAATATCAGGTGGACTTGCGAACAGTTCAATTTGAAGAAATTGATATGTTAGCAACTGTCATGGCCAAAGTTCTAAATTCCGGGGAGGTGAGCCGGCGATGA
- a CDS encoding FadR/GntR family transcriptional regulator → MEFKPIKPKKIYEEIVDQLKGMITRGELSPGDKLLPERELADQLQVGRSAVREAYRALEAIGIIEIRAGEGTFVRELNTKSMTDIMSFAVITGKGAILELLELRKIIEIEAAALAAERLTKDNLINLKKCLDKMKEDVNKGVVGEVSDLIFHHAITEAAHNSLLTRVISSVSDTMKTEMKKVRERMYETPGRPEILYKQHEEIYQAIVNRDPAEARKAMLNHLVSTEQVLIQVMNKDKI, encoded by the coding sequence ATGGAATTTAAGCCTATAAAACCTAAAAAAATATACGAAGAAATTGTGGATCAGCTTAAAGGAATGATAACTAGGGGTGAACTTAGCCCAGGGGACAAACTCTTGCCAGAAAGGGAGCTAGCAGACCAACTTCAGGTTGGCCGTTCTGCTGTTCGTGAGGCATATCGTGCCCTTGAAGCCATTGGCATTATAGAAATCAGAGCTGGTGAAGGAACCTTTGTGCGTGAATTAAATACAAAATCTATGACGGACATTATGTCCTTTGCGGTGATTACCGGAAAGGGTGCTATATTAGAACTTCTGGAACTTAGAAAAATTATTGAAATTGAGGCCGCTGCCCTTGCGGCAGAACGCTTGACAAAGGATAATTTGATTAACCTTAAAAAATGCTTGGACAAAATGAAAGAGGATGTCAATAAAGGGGTAGTAGGTGAAGTATCCGACTTAATATTTCACCATGCCATTACAGAAGCGGCGCATAATTCTCTACTTACGAGAGTTATTAGTTCTGTTTCTGATACGATGAAAACTGAGATGAAAAAGGTTCGTGAAAGAATGTATGAAACGCCTGGCAGACCTGAAATATTATATAAGCAGCATGAGGAAATTTACCAGGCCATTGTAAATAGAGATCCTGCAGAAGCAAGAAAAGCCATGCTAAACCATTTGGTCAGTACAGAGCAGGTTTTGATCCAAGTAATGAATAAAGATAAGATTTAA
- a CDS encoding FadR/GntR family transcriptional regulator: MEFKPIKAKKVYEEIVQQIKEMISKGELQAGDKMIPERELAERLQVGRSAVREAYRALEAIGIIEIRSGEGTFVRKLGNKPMTDIMSFAVITGKDTLFELLELRKIVETEAASLAAQRRTEEDINNIEKWLKQMKLDIEKGNLGDISDINFHYALTDAAHNSLLTRLMNSISETMKKEMVTVRLNLYEAHRTPWKLYHQHEVITEAIKKGDAEGARAAMLDHLVNAERELIQYKNKSNKV; encoded by the coding sequence ATGGAGTTTAAGCCTATAAAAGCAAAAAAAGTTTATGAAGAAATTGTGCAACAAATAAAAGAGATGATTAGCAAGGGAGAACTTCAAGCAGGGGATAAAATGATTCCAGAGAGGGAGTTAGCGGAAAGACTTCAGGTAGGTCGTTCTGCTGTTAGAGAAGCTTATCGTGCCCTGGAAGCCATTGGAATTATTGAGATAAGGTCTGGAGAGGGTACGTTTGTTCGCAAATTAGGAAACAAACCTATGACTGATATTATGTCATTCGCTGTTATCACTGGAAAAGATACTCTTTTTGAACTTTTGGAATTACGTAAAATTGTAGAAACAGAGGCTGCTTCTCTAGCTGCACAGCGAAGAACAGAGGAAGATATAAATAATATCGAAAAATGGCTTAAGCAAATGAAGCTAGACATTGAAAAAGGAAATTTAGGTGATATTTCCGATATAAACTTTCATTATGCACTTACAGATGCTGCTCATAATTCGTTATTAACAAGACTGATGAATTCAATATCTGAAACCATGAAAAAAGAAATGGTAACAGTACGTTTAAATTTATATGAAGCCCATAGAACACCTTGGAAGCTCTATCATCAGCATGAAGTGATCACTGAGGCTATAAAAAAAGGAGATGCGGAAGGGGCTCGCGCTGCAATGTTAGATCATTTAGTCAATGCTGAGAGAGAATTAATACAATATAAGAACAAAAGCAATAAAGTATAA
- a CDS encoding lactate permease LctP family transporter has translation MTQPNRRRFIMMWEQIITPFENQYLSAFVASIPISFLFFTLYSRVRIHIAGFLTLLVTTGVAIFVYGMPFKLAAWSSFYGGMTGMFSIGWIMLSSLFLYKLTVKTGQIHIITWSIQSITRDHRLQCLLVALCLGAFLENLAGYSTSVAITSGILVALGFRPIYAAVLCLITSISFGFMGVPIITAGLTSDIDMMAVSQMVGRQLPILSFLLPFWLVFILAGWKGTKEVWLPILVCGISFAGVQWFAANYIFLSIVNTLAAVTTMIIMVFFLRNWQPKDVWHSQKTSSFYPNEKISFSTVLSAWLPYIIMTIFIINWSFKPVQDFLNTFTVYVAVSTLNNTIIASGKPIEVYLSLSLLSSVGTVIFISAIINAYIYKVCHKELITLLGQAVRNLFLPLVGISLIIGVSYLMNWSGMIASMANVIASANGLLPMFAPILGWLGVFITGSDVSSNTLMAKLQANTAQIVGFDPVLTVAANHSGGAVAKMISPEAIGAAASATGLNGREDDIFSYTLTHSLFFLSFLCFLTYLQAYTFKWLIPSYHKVLGITAEMVNYKIEGYKLMILMLGLVLVLALFSSKLKGKDNKQNEHTNRVKTL, from the coding sequence ATGACCCAACCAAATAGGAGGCGATTCATAATGATGTGGGAGCAGATAATCACTCCTTTTGAAAACCAATATTTATCAGCATTTGTGGCGTCCATACCGATATCCTTTCTTTTTTTTACACTTTACTCAAGGGTTAGAATACACATTGCTGGGTTTTTGACATTACTTGTTACAACGGGAGTTGCTATTTTTGTATATGGTATGCCTTTTAAGTTGGCAGCATGGTCTTCGTTTTACGGCGGGATGACGGGGATGTTTTCCATTGGTTGGATTATGCTTTCGTCACTTTTCTTATACAAACTAACGGTCAAGACGGGTCAGATTCACATCATTACCTGGTCAATCCAATCTATAACAAGGGATCACCGTCTTCAATGCTTATTAGTTGCCCTTTGTTTAGGAGCTTTTTTAGAGAACCTTGCAGGTTACAGCACTTCAGTGGCTATAACCTCTGGGATACTGGTTGCTCTGGGATTTCGCCCCATCTATGCGGCAGTTCTTTGTTTAATTACTTCAATATCCTTTGGTTTTATGGGAGTTCCTATTATTACTGCAGGGCTTACTTCTGATATCGATATGATGGCTGTTTCCCAAATGGTAGGCCGCCAGTTGCCGATTCTTTCATTTTTGCTTCCCTTCTGGTTAGTTTTTATCTTAGCAGGTTGGAAAGGGACTAAGGAAGTTTGGCTGCCAATTCTAGTATGTGGTATTTCCTTTGCTGGGGTTCAATGGTTTGCGGCAAATTATATATTTCTGAGCATTGTTAATACTTTAGCAGCAGTTACAACCATGATCATTATGGTATTTTTTCTTCGTAATTGGCAACCCAAAGATGTTTGGCACTCACAGAAAACTAGTTCCTTTTACCCGAATGAGAAAATTTCATTTAGTACGGTTTTGAGCGCTTGGTTGCCCTATATAATCATGACTATTTTTATTATAAACTGGTCATTTAAACCCGTTCAGGATTTTCTTAATACTTTTACGGTTTATGTAGCAGTAAGCACTCTGAATAATACCATTATTGCTAGTGGGAAACCAATTGAAGTTTATTTAAGCTTGTCCCTTTTATCATCTGTAGGAACGGTAATTTTTATATCAGCAATTATTAATGCATATATATATAAAGTTTGTCACAAGGAATTAATTACCTTGTTAGGACAAGCAGTAAGAAATTTATTTCTGCCCTTGGTTGGAATATCACTTATTATTGGAGTATCATATTTAATGAATTGGTCCGGGATGATCGCTTCCATGGCCAATGTTATTGCTTCTGCCAATGGCTTATTGCCAATGTTTGCACCAATTTTAGGTTGGTTGGGTGTATTTATTACTGGTTCAGATGTTTCTTCCAATACTTTAATGGCAAAACTTCAGGCCAATACTGCCCAAATAGTTGGTTTTGATCCTGTTCTTACGGTAGCTGCCAATCATTCCGGTGGCGCAGTGGCAAAAATGATTTCTCCCGAGGCCATCGGTGCTGCTGCTTCAGCAACGGGATTAAACGGAAGGGAAGATGATATTTTTAGTTATACATTAACCCATAGTCTGTTTTTTCTATCATTCCTATGTTTTTTAACATATCTTCAAGCTTATACCTTTAAATGGTTAATTCCTTCCTATCATAAAGTGTTGGGGATTACGGCTGAAATGGTAAATTATAAAATTGAAGGATATAAGTTAATGATACTTATGTTAGGATTAGTTCTAGTATTAGCTTTATTCTCCAGTAAATTAAAGGGGAAAGATAACAAGCAAAATGAACATACTAACAGGGTGAAAACTTTATGA